ACCGTGGCGTTGTCGCAGTCGTCGAACACCGTGAAGGCGAAGCGCTTGCCGCCCGGGAACCGCCGCCGGTTCATGGCTGGCCCGGGGCCGCCGCGTGCCGGCCGGCCAGCGTCAGGCGAAGCCGTCCCAACGCGCGTTGCCGAGCACTCATGTAGTGCTTGAGAGCCAGGCGCCCGACGCGGGCGAGTGGCGAGAGCGCCTTGAACCACCGCTCGGTGACGACCGGCATGCCGCCGAACTTCGGCTTGAAGCTACCGCCGCCGCACATGTTGTACTGGGGGATACCCCGCTCGAGGGCGACGCGCATAGCCGTCCAGTGGAGCAGCTCGTTCGGGTAGAGCGAGTAATCGCGCGTCCAGGCTGCGCCACCCCAGAAGTAGATCGCCCGCTCGTCGTGGGGGAAGAGACCCGTCGCGACGAGCCGCTCGCCGTGACGGACCCGCAGGGCGAGCAGCTTGCCCTCCGGCATCAGGCAGTCCCAGAGCGCCTGGACCCGTTCCCGCCCGTAGGTCGGCACGCGGCCCTGGCGGAGGAACACGTCTTGGAGCTGCGCATAGTACTCCCCCACGAACGCCGGGTCGGTCGTGGGCTCCACGCACAGCCCGTTCTTCGTGCCCCGACGGACGCGGTTGCGGCATTCGCTCTTGAGCCGCCCCCACATCGCCTCCTCGTCGTCGATGGGCACGAGGAACGTCATGTCGGCGTCGAGCTCGTAGCCGGCCGCCCGCATCGCTGCGGCCGGCAGGGCCGGGTTGGACAGCTCGAAGTAATCGACCCCGAGGTCCCGGCAGCAGCGGTCGAGCGCCGCGAGCAGGCTCTCGACGTCAACGTCGTCCACCAGGGGCCCCATGAAGTTGGTTGTCCAGCCCTGGAGCGGGCTCCCGAGCAGGCGGAAGGGCCCCTTGCGGACCTCGGCCGCGCAGAGGTAGCCGAGGGCGCTACCGTCGTCGCCCAGGAGCTTCCGGGCGCGCACCGTTGCGCGCTGGGACTGCTCGAGGAAGCGGAGCCAGCAGCGCTCGTGGAAGAGGTACTTGCTGCGATAGCCGCGGGCGACAGCGTCCCAGTCTGGCGTCGCGAGCGGCGCGACGGCCTGCTGCGCGTACACGCGGCCGTTGCCATTCACGCGGCTCTCCGCGCGGGCTTCACGAAGCACCCGAGCATCGTCGAGCGCAGGTATCTGAGTGCCCGGGTAAGCGTGAGCCGGATGTAGAGGAGGTTCGCGGCCGCGAGCAGCGGGTGGGCGGTGGCGAGCGCCGCGTCACTCGTGAGCATCGAGCATCGCTCCTGCTCGAGACCGACGCGCGCCATCAGGCACCGGAGCGTTCTCGGCGTGTTCGCGCGGTATCTGGTGGGGAAGACATCCCCCGCCGAGCGGCCGTCCAGCCGCTCGACGAGACGGAGCTTGAGGGAGCGGGGCATCAAGCGCGAGGCGATGACGAACAGCGAGTAGATATTCGGCGTATGCACGATCACGCGCCCGCCGGGGGGGAGAATGCGCGCGAACTCCGCGAAGACCTCGAGCGGGCGATCGAGGTGCTCGGCCACCATGTTGCAGGTAATCAGGCTCACGGACTCCGATCGGAACGGTAGGGCCTCGAGACTCGCCAGGACCAGGCGGGAGAGGGTGCGGTGCTGGCGCAGAGACGCCAGGTCGACATCGCAGCCGATCGCGAGGCGCGCCCCCATCGCGACTTCCTTCTCCGTCTCGGCACGCCAGGCCGGAAAGACATGCCAGCCACAGCCAGCATCGAGCCACACCGTCTGCTCGGTGACGTGCTCGGTCACGACCTCTTCGTAGATCGCCTGGTTGAAGCGCAGCCCGGGGACGATCTTCCGCTTCAGGGCTTCATAATCTTTGTGTTCCACCTAGCTCCTCGATCTCCGGCTTGAGCCTGCACGCTATGACGCGCTCCTCGTCGTGGGCGACGATCAGTCGCCGTACAGAGCAGCGGAGCGAGAATCAGCATCGGGGGCGTTCTGCGGACTCGATGAGCCGGGAGAGCTCCTCGACGCGCGCGTGCCAGCTCTCGCGCGCCATCGCGTCGACACGCCGGCGGTCGGTGACCGGCGAGCGGTCGGCGCAGGCGGCCTCGATGCCGGCCAGGAAGCCGGCCGCATCCGACGCCACGCGCACGACGCCCCGGTAGCGGTTGACCTCGGGCAGGTCCGTCGCCACCACCGGGAGTCCGGCGGCGAGGTACTCACGCAGCTTGAGCGGGTTGGCCTTGAGCGTGAGCTCGTTGATCCGGAAGGGCACGAGGCCGACGTCGAAGCCCTTGCAGTAGCCGGGGAGCGCCGCGTACGGCTTCTGGCCGAGCACGTGGACGTTCAGGAGTCCCGCAACGGGATCGAGGGCGGTGGTCGCCTTGCCGACGAGCACGAAGGACCACTGCGGGCGGGCTAGCGCCAGCTCGCGGATCAGTGCGAGATCCACCCAGTCTGCAATCAGGCCGAAGAAGCCGACCACCGGCGGCGGCAGGCCCTTGACGTCGTCGGGCACGACGGTCGCGGGTTCCAGGGCGCGCGCGAAGTGATCGACCTCCACGCCGTGCGAGACGAAGAAGGTCCGCGGGTTGTGGCGCTGCCGCTCGCGGCAGAGCTGCTCGGACGACGTGAAGACGAGGTCCGCCTTCGCGAGGAGGTCGCGCTCCATGCGCGCGAGGGCCTCGCGCGGCACGCCCGAGAAGGCCGTGTACTCGTCGACACAGTGGTAGATCACCAGGCGCTCGCCGAGCCGTCCAACCAGGCGGTTGACGTTGGGCAGGAAGGTCCAGAGAATCGGTTCGACGAGCCCGAGCCGCCGGGCGAGCGAGCGGAGGGACATCGTCAGGATCAGCGTGTTGAGGCGATCGATCCCCGCGACACCGGGCAGGGGCAGCACGAGCGGGCTCCACGCGTGCAGGTGCTCGCCGACGCGCATGCACCCCTCGAGCCCGCGCCTGAGCTTCGTCCCGAGGCGGCGGAGGTCGCGCCCGGAAGGCGCCGGGCGACGCATCCCGATGGAGTTCACCCACAGGATGCGGTTCCTCTCGGCGAGGATACGCATGATGTGCGTCTTGCTCGTGGGGTCGCCGCTCCAGTCGTGCGCGAAGCAGATGATGGAGCGGCCCTCAAGCATCTTGGCGGCTCCCGGGAACGGCGGGGGCCTCGGTCGCCCGGGCCTCGATGAAGACTCGGTGCCAGGCGGCCAGGACGGCGAGGGTGAACAGGGGCTCGCTCAGGTCCTCCCGCCCCCGCGCATGGCGCGCGATCAGGCCCTCGACCGTGCCGCGGTCCAGGAGGGGGCAACCGGCGAAGAGCTCGCGCGCCGCCTCACCGAGCCCCGTGCGGAACCACTCCCGCACGGGGATCGTGAAGCCCTGCTTCGGGCGCTCGACGATCTCGCGCGGCACGAGCCCTCGCATCGCCTCTCCCAGCACGCGCTTGCCCCTGCCACCCTGAACCTTGAGGTGCGATGGCACCCGCCACGCCCACTCGACCAGTCGGTGGTCGAGGAACGGCACCCGCAGCTCCAGCGACGACGCCATCGTCATCTTGTCGGCCTTCACGAGGAGATCGTCGGGCAGCCACACCTTCAGGTCGAAGTAGAGCATGCGGCGCAGAGGGTCGAGGTGTCGTGTGCGGTCGAAGCAGGCGGCGGCGAACTCATCGTCGGGCGCCGTCAGGCCCGGGACAAGCATGCGCTCGCCCTCGCCCTCGCCGAACACCGCCGAGACGCCGCGATAGCTCCGCTCGATCGGATGGGCGGCGCGCTCCAGGTAACGCGCGAACCTGCGGCCCCGGGCGAGCGGCCGCAGCAGCCCGATCCCCGGCAGGCGACGCAGCGGCTCGAGGCGCAGCATTGTCGCGTAGATCGCATAGCCGCCGAGCGCCTCGTCGGCACCTTCGCCCGATATCGCCACGGTGACGAAGTCGCGCGCGAACCGCGAGAGGAAATGGAGCGGCACGGCGGCCGGATCCGCCACGGGCTCGTCGAGGAACCACACGAGCCGCGGGAGGAACTCCCAGAACCGCGCGCGGTCGAGGATGAGCTCCCGATGCTCGGTGTGAAAGCGTTCCGCCGCGAGGCGCGCATACGCGGTCTCGTCGCTCCCGGTGCCGTCAGGGTAGCCGACCGTGAAGGTCCGGACCGCGTCGGGCAGGAGCCCCGCCATGATGCCCGTCACCGCCGTCGAGTCGATGCCGCCGCTCAGGAAGGCGCCGAGTGGAACGTCGCTCACGAGATGCGCCCGGACGCACTCCGCCAGGAGGTCCCGGAGCTCCTCGGCCGCCCCAGGCTCGTCGACGGGCTCCACGTCGAGGGGCAAGTCCCAGTACCGCCGCACCGTCACCGCCCCCCTCTCGACCAGCAACACGTGACCCGGCGGCAGCTTGGAGATGCCGCGGAACATCGTACGGGGCGCGGGAACGTAGCGGAGCCGCAAGTACTGGCCGAGGGCGGCCGGATCAAGCTCGCGCGCGACGCCGGGCCAGTGGAGCAGGGCCTTGATCTCCGAGGCGAAGAGCAGGCTCGCACCGGCGAACGTGTAGTAGAGCGGCTTGATGCCGAGACGGTCACGCGCCAGGAGGAGGCGACGCCGGCCCGCGTCCCAGATGGCGAAGGCGAACATGCCGCGCAGCCGCTCGACGCACGCGGGTCCGAACGCCTCGTAGGCGCGGAGAATGACCTCGGTGTCCGACTTTGTCCTGAACGTCCACCCGTGGGCTTCGAGCTCGGCCCGGACGTTGTCAAAGTTGTAAATCTCTCCGTTGTAGACGATGCGCACGCGGCCGTCGTCGCTCGCCATCGGCTGGTGGCCGCTCGCAAGGTCGATGATGGCCAGCCGGCGGTGGCCGAGCCCCACGTTGTCGTCGACGAACAGGCCCTCGTCGTCGGGGCCGCGGTGACGCATCGCGTCCCGCATCCGCCTGAGCAGCGTCACGTCCACCTGCTCGGGCGTTCGCAGCCGCACGACGCCGCAGATCCCGCACATCGCTAGCCCGCCTTCCTCCCGGTCATGCCGATGAGTCCGGTCTGCTTCACGTCGGCGAAGCCAAACGCCTCGAACCAGCCCCGCACCTCGGCGGTGGTGTGCCGCGACTGGTAGCGCGGCGAGAGGTTGTCGAAGAGGCTGAAAGCCACGCTCCCGATCGAGGGCTTGGCGTCGACGGGCACACCCCGCCGCCGCTGCCAAGCCGCGTACGGCCGGGCGAGGAGGTAGATTGGCACGGCAAGCAGATAACAGAGGTAGAGGAGGACCGGCCTCGGCAGTCGATAGGGGGCGACGAGCAGGTCCCGCATCCGCTGGTAGACGCTGAGCCGCTCGGACGGATAAACCCAGACGTACAGCGTCCCGCCAGGCTTCACGAGGCTCGCGAGTGACCCGAACGCCTCGCGCGGGTCGGCCGTGCAGACGATCACCCCCTCCGACCAGACGATGTCGAAGGTCCCCGGGGCGAAGGGCGCCCGGAGGAGGTCCGCTTGGAGGACCGAGACGTTGGCGAAGCCACGACAGGCATCCGCAGTCCGATCGATGGACGTGTTGATGTCGATGCCGACGATGTCGACGGGGAGCTTCGACAGGATGCGGAGGAGGAAGCCGTCACCGCAGCCCGCCTCGAGGATCGTCTTGCCCTCGAGGTCGAGGGGGCCGCGGTCGAGGGCGTGGAAGAAGCCGTCGCGCTCGTCGTCCTCGGACAGGCCGTAGAGCGTGCCGGTCTCGAACCGCCCCTGCCCGCGGACGTGCCACTGAAAGCCGAAGCTCTCGGCGATCTGCTGACGGTCGCCGAGCTGGGTGACGAAGCGCGGGACGCCGCGCACGATGAGGAAGACGGCCCCACAGCGGGCGCACGTCAGCGTTCCCGCACGGATCTCATCCTCCACCACCTCGCTGGCGGCCAGCCGGAGGGGGCCCAAGCACGCGGGGCAGACGGTGATCCGGAGCGTGCGGGTCTTCATCGTCCCCGCGTCCTCTGCCAGGCGAAGCGCAGCCGCGCCCAGTTCTTGGTGAGCACGAACACCAGGAAGATCTCCGCGCGCTCGCGGGCTGACCGGGGCGCCGCCCCCCACGCCCGCGCCCGCCGCAGGAGCGCAGACTCGCCCGCGAGCGCTCCGACCACGGCGAGCAGGGCGGTGTTGAGCCGGTGGTAGTGGGGCGGGCACAGGTAGCCGTGGGCGCCGTACCAGCTCCACGCGCCGCGGTAGTCCCAGAACGGTACCGTGCGGACGAGCCCGGCGACGCCGTCGGCGAAGAGCTGGCCAGCGCGGGCGTCGCCGGACACCGAGAGGTCGTACAGGCCGAGCAGCCCGAACAGGAAGCCGTCGAGGACGCGCGGCAGCGGATAGGCGGGATACTCCTCGTAGAGCGCGTGGCCGGCCACGAGGGTGCGGAGCCCACCGTCCTCGACGCTCTTGTCGAAGACGGCGCTGGCATCCCGCGCGACGGTGAGGAGGAGGGGATCGCCGCTGAGCCGGTGCGCGCGCACGAGCGCGCTGATCGCCAGCCCCTGGGACATCGCGGAGATCCACGGGGGCACCAGCCGGCAGGCGCCCTCCTGCCAGTCGATCGTGAGCGGCCACATGACCGCGCCGTCGTCGCGTCGGACGGCGTGGGCGGCCAGCCATCGCACCTGCCGGAGGAACGCCTCCCGTCCATCGGGCTCGTGGCCGGCAAGGAAGCGGTCGAGGCGGGCGAGGCCATACCACGCGACGTATGCGGCGTTGTACGTCGTGAAGGTCCGGGCGCGGTGGAGGGGAACGCCGGCCGAGTCGAGCTGCATGGCGTCGGCGAAGAGGCCGGCGCTGCGCACGTGGTAGTGGAGCGAGCCGGCGTGCGCAGCGCCCGGGACGACCTCGACGGGATAGTCGAAGCGAAAGGCGACGAGCTCGCGCCGGAGCGCGTCGGCCGCCCACCGGAACGCCGCACGGGCGGGACGCTGCGTCGTTCGGGATGGCGCCGTCACCGCTTCTCCACCAGCCAGTTCTCGATGGCGAGGTGCGTGAGACCGGAGCGGTCGAGGACGTCGAGCGCGTCTTCGGGGCGGCTCACGACCGGGTAGCCGTGGAGGTTGAAGGAGGTGTTGAGGAGTGCGCCCACGCCCGTCAGCCGCTCGAACTCCCCGAGCAGCGCGTGGTACGCCGGGTTCCACTCCCGGTACACCTCCTGGGGGCGGGCTGTGTGGTCGAAGGGGTGTACCGCCGCCGCGATGTTCTTCCAGCGCGCCGTGGTGTCGAATGACAGGATCATGTACGGCGAGCGCACCCCCTTCGGGTTGACGAGGTAGTCGGCGGTCCGGTCGCCCAGGATCGAGGGGCAGAAGGGCATCCAGAAGTCGCGCGCCTTGATCGCCTCGTTGATGACCCGCACCAGGGCGGGGTCGGAGGGGTTGGCGAGGATCGAGCGGTTGCCGAGTGCGCGCGCCCCGAACTCCTCGCGCCCCTTGAAGCGTGCCACCACCGTGCCGGCCGCGAGCAGGCGGGCCACCAGCGGCTCTATCGGCGTCACCCGCTCGAAGCGGACCGGGTGCGCGAAGTGGTGCCGCCGCAGGATCTGCCCGACCTCCTCGTCCGTGAACCGCGGGCCCCAGTAGACGTCGCGGAGAGGCGCGATCTTCGCGACCCCGGCCGTGTCCGCGTAGGTGGAGTAGGCCGCGCCGATGGCGTTCGTCTCGTCACCGCAGGACGGGTAGACGAACAACTCCTCGACCTCGGGGAGGTCCATGATGACCTTGTTCGCCTTCACGTTCATGAAGATGCCGCCGCCCAGCGCCACGCGGCGGATGCTGGTCTGCGTCACGCAGCG
Above is a window of Candidatus Rokuibacteriota bacterium DNA encoding:
- a CDS encoding class I SAM-dependent methyltransferase, with amino-acid sequence MEHKDYEALKRKIVPGLRFNQAIYEEVVTEHVTEQTVWLDAGCGWHVFPAWRAETEKEVAMGARLAIGCDVDLASLRQHRTLSRLVLASLEALPFRSESVSLITCNMVAEHLDRPLEVFAEFARILPPGGRVIVHTPNIYSLFVIASRLMPRSLKLRLVERLDGRSAGDVFPTRYRANTPRTLRCLMARVGLEQERCSMLTSDAALATAHPLLAAANLLYIRLTLTRALRYLRSTMLGCFVKPARRAA
- the asnB gene encoding asparagine synthase (glutamine-hydrolyzing) — protein: MCGICGVVRLRTPEQVDVTLLRRMRDAMRHRGPDDEGLFVDDNVGLGHRRLAIIDLASGHQPMASDDGRVRIVYNGEIYNFDNVRAELEAHGWTFRTKSDTEVILRAYEAFGPACVERLRGMFAFAIWDAGRRRLLLARDRLGIKPLYYTFAGASLLFASEIKALLHWPGVARELDPAALGQYLRLRYVPAPRTMFRGISKLPPGHVLLVERGAVTVRRYWDLPLDVEPVDEPGAAEELRDLLAECVRAHLVSDVPLGAFLSGGIDSTAVTGIMAGLLPDAVRTFTVGYPDGTGSDETAYARLAAERFHTEHRELILDRARFWEFLPRLVWFLDEPVADPAAVPLHFLSRFARDFVTVAISGEGADEALGGYAIYATMLRLEPLRRLPGIGLLRPLARGRRFARYLERAAHPIERSYRGVSAVFGEGEGERMLVPGLTAPDDEFAAACFDRTRHLDPLRRMLYFDLKVWLPDDLLVKADKMTMASSLELRVPFLDHRLVEWAWRVPSHLKVQGGRGKRVLGEAMRGLVPREIVERPKQGFTIPVREWFRTGLGEAARELFAGCPLLDRGTVEGLIARHARGREDLSEPLFTLAVLAAWHRVFIEARATEAPAVPGSRQDA
- a CDS encoding methyltransferase domain-containing protein is translated as MKTRTLRITVCPACLGPLRLAASEVVEDEIRAGTLTCARCGAVFLIVRGVPRFVTQLGDRQQIAESFGFQWHVRGQGRFETGTLYGLSEDDERDGFFHALDRGPLDLEGKTILEAGCGDGFLLRILSKLPVDIVGIDINTSIDRTADACRGFANVSVLQADLLRAPFAPGTFDIVWSEGVIVCTADPREAFGSLASLVKPGGTLYVWVYPSERLSVYQRMRDLLVAPYRLPRPVLLYLCYLLAVPIYLLARPYAAWQRRRGVPVDAKPSIGSVAFSLFDNLSPRYQSRHTTAEVRGWFEAFGFADVKQTGLIGMTGRKAG
- a CDS encoding GNAT family N-acetyltransferase produces the protein MLREARAESRVNGNGRVYAQQAVAPLATPDWDAVARGYRSKYLFHERCWLRFLEQSQRATVRARKLLGDDGSALGYLCAAEVRKGPFRLLGSPLQGWTTNFMGPLVDDVDVESLLAALDRCCRDLGVDYFELSNPALPAAAMRAAGYELDADMTFLVPIDDEEAMWGRLKSECRNRVRRGTKNGLCVEPTTDPAFVGEYYAQLQDVFLRQGRVPTYGRERVQALWDCLMPEGKLLALRVRHGERLVATGLFPHDERAIYFWGGAAWTRDYSLYPNELLHWTAMRVALERGIPQYNMCGGGSFKPKFGGMPVVTERWFKALSPLARVGRLALKHYMSARQRALGRLRLTLAGRHAAAPGQP
- a CDS encoding glycosyltransferase, which produces MLEGRSIICFAHDWSGDPTSKTHIMRILAERNRILWVNSIGMRRPAPSGRDLRRLGTKLRRGLEGCMRVGEHLHAWSPLVLPLPGVAGIDRLNTLILTMSLRSLARRLGLVEPILWTFLPNVNRLVGRLGERLVIYHCVDEYTAFSGVPREALARMERDLLAKADLVFTSSEQLCRERQRHNPRTFFVSHGVEVDHFARALEPATVVPDDVKGLPPPVVGFFGLIADWVDLALIRELALARPQWSFVLVGKATTALDPVAGLLNVHVLGQKPYAALPGYCKGFDVGLVPFRINELTLKANPLKLREYLAAGLPVVATDLPEVNRYRGVVRVASDAAGFLAGIEAACADRSPVTDRRRVDAMARESWHARVEELSRLIESAERPRC